The proteins below come from a single Caloenas nicobarica isolate bCalNic1 chromosome 23, bCalNic1.hap1, whole genome shotgun sequence genomic window:
- the COL16A1 gene encoding collagen alpha-1(XVI) chain isoform X5, translating to MRGLWALTLAGLVSACEGKKLPSAEGEPCLQLWDEDLTGDKYENVTGFNLIKRFDLLKISSIKKVRNPRGPVVLRLGAVPLVQPTQQVFPHGLPPTFTLIFTLLLKKNSTGEHWYLFQVTDRQGYPQLSVTLHGPEKSLEFQARALGTAFVSAVFTGTAVASLFDGRWHKVAVAVQSHAVSVHLDCASISSKPLPPRRALAPEGNAFLGLDAARGTPVRFDIQQAQIYCDAELARQEGCCEISASGCLTEAPKTRRQAELMQSSNLIEISPQPEGRVYTRCFCLEEPLGAEPARTSGRTSPKGHPGEKCPPCSPQTSSANVTLGPPGPKGGKGERGPPGIAGSKGEKGDRGADCVRTHPDGPVQCAEGPQGEKGQRGEAGLPGAAGADGQKGQKGDKGDGGLQGKPGRPGRDGRPGEICVVGPKGQKGDPGLVGPEGLAGEPGPPGKPGSPGIGFPGKPGDPGGPPGPKGEKGSSGVPGPGGSPGTPGPPGDLGPKGDKGEPCEVCPTIAEGTLGATGLPGKPGPRGAPGAPGKDGVSDRPGPAGPKGDRGDAGIQGMKGEKGDSCLSCDARVLAALLRGPTEGLQGEPAPGLPGEAGFLGLPGIKGQKGDGGQEGPMGRPGLPGDKGDPGVRGLKGEKGDSCGLCPPVPQALEGAATVLAVPGAPGERGQSGAPGRAGRPGDTGQKGQKGDAGSPGDPGTPGMAGVPGLAGEPGIRGPAGPKGEKGDACEPGPSPHGDLSDVISIPGKPGAKGDQGPPGIGQPGRPGKPGLPGVPGPAGPKGLQGEPGPRGIGQPGPQGEPGSTGPPGTPGPPGPQGPPGMATEKGAKGSPGPKGAVGPPGPPGTSVMGPPGPEGQRGLPGVPGSSGQPGEKGARGEKGDPGECVCSPSPRQDPGYAGMPGAPGLWSGMSWHPQPGPQGMPGHNGLPGLPGPVGDLGPLAVMAERNIEVLKTLCGDCPQLQAAFTAPSGVKGEDDDGAMPGVPGSESCARCFAQFPRAEEARGDSPDPDCVGDPGLPGTPGIPGERGEQGPPGLRGPPGPPGPIGPPGFPGTPGAPGLPGLQGDRGPAGLAGAKGEPGPPGQPGYPGATGPPGLPGIKGERGYVGPPGEKGELGPPGLDGPPGPAGPAGPRGERGLPGSAGEKGDQGFQGQPGFPGPPGPPGFPGKVGPAGPPGPMAEKGSEGMRGPTGMPGPPGPPGPPGIQGPAGLEGLDGKDGKPGLRGDPGPPGPPGMMGPPGFKGKTGHPGLPGPKGDCGKPGPPGITGRPGAEGDPGPMGPQGRQGPPGLIGPPGSPGQPGPAGLAGVGLKGERGSAGERGLPGMPGQPGPPGHPGPPGEQGQDGPVGKEGPPGKPGTAGPAGQKGEAGSPGERGYPGEKGRAGMPGGPGKSGSMGLVGPRGPAGERGPPGSPGPAGSPGMPGPPGMMGDVVNYDEIKRFIRQELSKMFDERMAYYTSRMHFPVEMVASPGRPGPPGKDGLPGRPGPPGSPGMPGQIGREGRQGVPGMRGEPGAKGEKGEKGVGMMGDSGPPGPPGPQGPPGYGKMGPPGPVGQQGIPGVPGPPGATGQPGKTGHCSPAECLSAVPLEQPLFQPKNVKGPFG from the exons ATGAGGGGTCTCTGGGCCCTCACACTCGCAGGGCTTGTCAGCGCCTGTGAGGGGAAGAAGCTGCCATCAGCAGAAG GGGAGCCgtgcctgcagctctgggacgAGGATCTGACTGGGGACAAGTATGAGAATGTAACAG GTTTTAACCTGATTAAAAGGTTCGACCTGCTGAAGATCTCCTCCATCAAGAAAGTCCGGAACCCGCGGGGGCCGGTGGTGCTGCGGCTGGGCGCCGTGCCGCTGGTGCAGCCCACGCA GCAGGTGTTCCCCCATGGGCTGCCCCCCACCTTCACCCTCATCTTCACCTTGCTACTGAAGAAGAACAGCACCGGGGAGCACTGGTACCTCTTCCAGGTCACCGACCGGCAGGGCTACCCCCAG CTCTCCGTGACCCTGCACGGTCCCGAGAAGAGCCTGGAGTTTCAGGCCAGGGCGCTGGGGACCGCGTTCGTCAGCGCCGTCTTCACGGGGACGGCCGTGGCGTCCCTCTTTGACGGGCGGTGGCACAAGGTGGCGGTGGCCGTGCAGAGCCACGCCGTCTCCGTCCACCTGGACTGCGCCTCCATCTCCTCCAagccgctgcccccccggcggGCGCTGGCCCCCGAGGGCAATGCCTTCCTGGGGCTGGACGCCGCGCGTGGCACCCCAGTGCGG TTTGACATCCAGCAAGCCCAGATCTACTGCGATGCCGAgctggccaggcaggagggaTGCTGCGAGATCTCGGCCAGCGGG TGCCTCACAGAAGCACCCAAGACCCGTCGGCAAGCGgagctgatgcagagcagcaacCTCATCGAGATCTCGCCGCAGCCCGAGGGCCGGGTCTACACCCGCTGCTTCTGCCTGGAGGAGCCGCTGGGTGCA GAGCCGGCGAGGACCTCGGGGAGGACCAGCCCGAAGGGACATCCTGGGGAGAAG TGCCCGCCCTGCTCGCCGCAGACCTCCTCGGCAAAC GTGACACTCGGTCCCCCGGGTCCAAAG ggtgggaagggagagcGCGGCCCCCCCGGCATCGCTGGCAGCAAGGGGGAGAAAGGCGACCGT GGCGCTGACTGTGTGCGCACCCACCCCGATGGCCCCGTGCAG tgTGCCGAGGGGCCACAGGGCGAGAAAGGGCAGCGTGGCGAGGCG GGGCTCCCTGGGGCGGCTGGTGCTGATGGGCAGAAG GGCCAGAAAGGTGACAAGGGTGACGGAGGACTGCAGGGCAAGCCGGGGCGCCCGGGGCGAGAT GGCCGGCCCGGAGAGATCTGCGTGGTGGGACCCAAGGGACAGAAG GGTGACCCTGGCCTCGTGGGACCCGAGGGGCTGGCCGGTGAGCCAGGGCCCCCGGGGAAGCCGGGCTCTCCAGGGATCGGCTTTCCCGGGAAGCCG GGTGACCCTGGTGGCCCCCCGGGTCCAAAGGGAGAAAAG GGCAGCTCCGGAGTTCCTGGACCCGGCGGATCGCCTGGGACACCC GGACCTCCCGGCGACCTGGGGCCAAAAGGAGACAAG GGTGAGCCGTGTGAGGTGTGTCCCACCATTGCCGAGGGGACGCTCGGTGCCACCGGGCTGCCCGGCAAACCGGGACCCAGGGGAGCGCCCGGAGCACCCGGCAAGGACGGGGTCTCG GACAGACCTGGCCCCGCAGGACCCAAAGGGGACAGG ggagatgctgGCATCCAAGGGATGAAAGGGGAGAAG GGTGACTCCTGCCTGTCATGCGATGCCCGTGTCCTCGCCGCGCTGCTGCGGGGTCCCACCGAGGGGCTCCAGGGTGAACCGGCACCAGGGCTACCA GGCGAAGCGGGGTTCCTCGGGCTGCCTGGCATCAAGGGCCAGAAG GGGGATGGCGGCCAGGAGGGACCCATGGGCAGACCG GGGCTCCCGGGAGACAAGGGCGATCCAGGCGTGCGGGGGCTCAAGGGGGAGAAG GGCGATTCGTGTGGGCTGTGTCCTCCCGTGCCGCAGGCTCTCGAAGGGGCAGCGACGGTGCTGGCGGTGCCTGGAGCGCCAGGGGAGCGGGGCCAGAGCGGCGCCCCCGGCAGAGCG GGCAGACCCGGTGACACTGGCCAGAAGGGACAGAAG GGGGACGCTGGCAGCCCCGGGGACCCGGGCACCCCGGGTATGGCTGGTGTCCCAGGGCTGGCGGGTGAGCCTGGCATCAGGGGTCCGGCTGGCCCCAAGGGCGAGAAG GGAGACGCCTGCGAGCCCGGTCCGTCTCCGCATGGGGACTTGTCAGATGTCATCAGCATCCCAGGAAAACCGGGGGCCAAAGGGGACCAGGGCCCCCCAGGCATCGGCCAGCCAGGCAGACCT GGGaagccggggctgccgggggtaCCGGGCCCTGCTGGACCCAAGGGGCTGCAG ggtgagCCGGGACCGCGGGGGATCGGCCAGCCGGGACCACAG GGAGAACCCGGGAGCACGGGACCCCCTGGAACACCT GGCCCCCCTGGACCCCAGGGACCCCCGGGGATGGCGACAGAGAAAGGTGCCAAG GGGTCTCCAGGACCCAAAGGTGCCGTGGGACCCCCTGGGCCACCAGGGACCAGTGTCATGGGGCCACCG GGTCCCGAAGGGCagcgggggctccccggggtgCCCGGGTCCAGCGGGCAGCCG GGGGAGAAGGGCGCCCGGGGCGAGAAG GGAGACCCTGGGGAGTGCgtctgctcccccagcccccgccAGGACCCTGGCTATGCCGGGATGCCG GGAGCCCCAGGACTGTGGAGCGGGATGTCCTGGCACCCGCAGCCGGGTCCGCAG GGGATGCCAGGACACAATGGTTTGCCGGGACTGCCCGGACCGGTGGGAGACCTG GGGCCACTGGCCGTCATGGCTGAGCGGAACATCGAGGTGCTGAAG ACCCTCTGCggggactgtccccagctgcaggcagccttCACGGCACCCAGTGGCGTCAAGGGAGAGGACGACGACGGGGCCATGCCGGGTGTCCCCGGCAGCGAGAGCTGTGCCCGC TGCTTTGCGCAGTTCCCGAGAGCAGAGGAGGCTCGG GGTGACAGCCCTGACCCGGACTGCGTGGGTGACCCTGGGCTGCCAGGCACCCCGGGCATCCCCGGCGAGAGAGGCGAGCAG GGCCCACCGGGACTGCGGGGACCCCCGGGGCCACCCGGGCCCATC GGCCCCCCAGGCTTTCCTGGAACGCCTGGCGCACCCGGATTGCCC GGTCTCCAGGGGGATCGTGGCCCTGCCGGGCTTGCTGGAGCCAAGGGGGAGCCG GGACCTCCAGGGCAGCCCGGCTACCCCGGCGCGACGGGTCCCCCCGGCCTTCCC gGCATCAAGGGCGAGCGAGGCTACGTGGGCCCCcctggggagaagggggaacTG GGACCCCCCGGCTTGGACGGTCCCCCCGGTCCTGCGGGGCCAGCG GGACCGAGGGGTGAGCGTGGGCTCCCGGGCAGCGCCGGCGAGAAGGGGGACCAG GGTTTCCAGGGCCAGCCTGGCTTCCCAGGGCCACCG GGGCCCCCTGGCTTCCCAGGGAAGGTTGGTCCGGCCGGGCCACCGGGACCCATGGCCGAGAAG GGCAGCGAGGGCATGCGCGGGCCCACGGGGATGCCAGGGCCCCCTGGACCCCCTGGACCCCCTGGCATCCAA GGCCCCGCTGGCTTGGAAGGACTGGATGGCAAGGATGGCAAGCCAGGGCTGCGG GGTGACCCTGGCCCCCCCGGGCCACCAGGGATGATGGGTCCTCCG gGCTTCAAGGGGAAGACAGGGCACCCGGGTCTCCCGGGTCCAAAG gGTGACTGCGGCAAACCTGGCCCCCCAGGGATTACAGGCCGGCCGGGAGCGGAG GGTGACCCTGGACCCATGGGACCGCAAGGCCGGCAGGGACCTCCGGGGCTCATC GGCCCACCCGGTAGCCCGGGGCAGCCGGGACCTGCTGGCCTCGCTGGAGTG GGGCTGAAGGGCGAGCGGGGCTCAGCGGGGGAGCGAGGGCTGCCGGGGATGCCAGGACAGCCGGGACCCCCAGGCCACCCGGGACCACCG GGGGAGCAGGGACAAGATGGACCCGTTGGTAAAGAG GGTCCCCCAGGAAAACCCGGTACTGCAGGACCCGCTGGCCAAAAG GGTGAAGCTGGATCGCCCGGAGAGAGGGGCTACCCcggggagaagggcagagccGGCATGCCAGGGGGGCCGGGGAAAAGCGGCTCTATGGGCCTCGTGGGGCCGCGGGGGCCCGCGGGAGAGAGGGGCCCCCCTGGCTCACCGGGACCTGCGGGCAGCCCCGGGATGCCAGGACCCCCGGGGATGATG ggaGACGTGGTGAATTACGATGAGATCAAGAGGTTCATCCGGCAGGAGCTGAGCAAGATGTTTGATG agcgGATGGCGTATTACACCTCCCGAATGCACTTCCCGGTGGAGATGGTGGCATCCCCGGGCAGACCCGGTCCCCCGGGGAAGGACGGGCTGCCTGGCCGGCCGGGACCCCCTGGCTCCCCGGGGATGCCAGGACAGATTGGCAGAGAGGGGCGGCAGGGAGTGCCGGGCATGCGGG gtGAGCCAGGTGccaaaggagagaaaggagagaaaggcgTGGGGATGATGGGGGACAGCGgccccccagggcccccag GTCCCCAAGGACCACCAGGCTATGGCAAGATGGGCCCCCCAGGCCCTGTGGGACAACAAGGCATCCCCGGTGTCCCTGGCCCCCCTGGTGCCACAGGGCAGCCGGGCAAGACGGGGCACTGCAGCCCGGCGGAGTGCCTGAGCGCCGTGCCCCTGGAGCAGCCCCTCTTCCAGCCCAAAAACGTCAAGGGCCCCTTCGGCTGA
- the COL16A1 gene encoding collagen alpha-1(XVI) chain isoform X2, whose translation MRGLWALTLAGLVSACEGKKLPSAEGEPCLQLWDEDLTGDKYENVTGFNLIKRFDLLKISSIKKVRNPRGPVVLRLGAVPLVQPTQQVFPHGLPPTFTLIFTLLLKKNSTGEHWYLFQVTDRQGYPQLSVTLHGPEKSLEFQARALGTAFVSAVFTGTAVASLFDGRWHKVAVAVQSHAVSVHLDCASISSKPLPPRRALAPEGNAFLGLDAARGTPVRFDIQQAQIYCDAELARQEGCCEISASGCLTEAPKTRRQAELMQSSNLIEISPQPEGRVYTRCFCLEEPLGAEPARTSGRTSPKGHPGEKCPPCSPQTSSANVTLGPPGPKGGKGERGPPGIAGSKGEKGDRGADCVRTHPDGPVQCAEGPQGEKGQRGEAGLPGAAGADGQKGQKGDKGDGGLQGKPGRPGRDGRPGEICVVGPKGQKGDPGLVGPEGLAGEPGPPGKPGSPGIGFPGKPGDPGGPPGPKGEKGSSGVPGPGGSPGTPGPPGDLGPKGDKGEPCEVCPTIAEGTLGATGLPGKPGPRGAPGAPGKDGVSDRPGPAGPKGDRGDAGIQGMKGEKGDSCLSCDARVLAALLRGPTEGLQGEPAPGLPGEAGFLGLPGIKGQKGDGGQEGPMGRPGLPGDKGDPGVRGLKGEKGDSCGLCPPVPQALEGAATVLAVPGAPGERGQSGAPGRAGRPGDTGQKGQKGDAGSPGDPGTPGMAGVPGLAGEPGIRGPAGPKGEKGDACEPGPSPHGDLSDVISIPGKPGAKGDQGPPGIGQPGRPGKPGLPGVPGPAGPKGLQGEPGPRGIGQPGPQGEPGSTGPPGTPGPPGPQGPPGMATEKGAKGSPGPKGAVGPPGPPGTSVMGPPGPEGQRGLPGVPGSSGQPGEKGARGEKGDPGECVCSPSPRQDPGYAGMPGAPGLWSGMSWHPQPGPQGPPGDPGPPGPPGAPGRQGMPGHNGLPGLPGPVGDLGPLAVMAERNIEVLKTLCGDCPQLQAAFTAPSGVKGEDDDGAMPGVPGSESCARGDSPDPDCVGDPGLPGTPGIPGERGEQGPPGLRGPPGPPGPIGPPGFPGTPGAPGLPGLQGDRGPAGLAGAKGEPGPPGQPGYPGATGPPGLPGIKGERGYVGPPGEKGELGPPGLDGPPGPAGPAGPRGERGLPGSAGEKGDQGFQGQPGFPGPPGPPGFPGKVGPAGPPGPMAEKGSEGMRGPTGMPGPPGPPGPPGIQGPAGLEGLDGKDGKPGLRGDPGPPGPPGMMGPPGFKGKTGHPGLPGPKGDCGKPGPPGITGRPGAEGDPGPMGPQGRQGPPGLIGPPGSPGQPGPAGLAGVGLKGERGSAGERGLPGMPGQPGPPGHPGPPGEQGQDGPVGKEGPPGKPGTAGPAGQKGEAGSPGERGYPGEKGRAGMPGGPGKSGSMGLVGPRGPAGERGPPGSPGPAGSPGMPGPPGMMGDVVNYDEIKRFIRQELSKMFDERMAYYTSRMHFPVEMVASPGRPGPPGKDGLPGRPGPPGSPGMPGQIGREGRQGVPGMRGEPGAKGEKGEKGVGMMGDSGPPGPPGPQGPPGYGKMGPPGPVGQQGIPGVPGPPGATGQPGKTGHCSPAECLSAVPLEQPLFQPKNVKGPFG comes from the exons ATGAGGGGTCTCTGGGCCCTCACACTCGCAGGGCTTGTCAGCGCCTGTGAGGGGAAGAAGCTGCCATCAGCAGAAG GGGAGCCgtgcctgcagctctgggacgAGGATCTGACTGGGGACAAGTATGAGAATGTAACAG GTTTTAACCTGATTAAAAGGTTCGACCTGCTGAAGATCTCCTCCATCAAGAAAGTCCGGAACCCGCGGGGGCCGGTGGTGCTGCGGCTGGGCGCCGTGCCGCTGGTGCAGCCCACGCA GCAGGTGTTCCCCCATGGGCTGCCCCCCACCTTCACCCTCATCTTCACCTTGCTACTGAAGAAGAACAGCACCGGGGAGCACTGGTACCTCTTCCAGGTCACCGACCGGCAGGGCTACCCCCAG CTCTCCGTGACCCTGCACGGTCCCGAGAAGAGCCTGGAGTTTCAGGCCAGGGCGCTGGGGACCGCGTTCGTCAGCGCCGTCTTCACGGGGACGGCCGTGGCGTCCCTCTTTGACGGGCGGTGGCACAAGGTGGCGGTGGCCGTGCAGAGCCACGCCGTCTCCGTCCACCTGGACTGCGCCTCCATCTCCTCCAagccgctgcccccccggcggGCGCTGGCCCCCGAGGGCAATGCCTTCCTGGGGCTGGACGCCGCGCGTGGCACCCCAGTGCGG TTTGACATCCAGCAAGCCCAGATCTACTGCGATGCCGAgctggccaggcaggagggaTGCTGCGAGATCTCGGCCAGCGGG TGCCTCACAGAAGCACCCAAGACCCGTCGGCAAGCGgagctgatgcagagcagcaacCTCATCGAGATCTCGCCGCAGCCCGAGGGCCGGGTCTACACCCGCTGCTTCTGCCTGGAGGAGCCGCTGGGTGCA GAGCCGGCGAGGACCTCGGGGAGGACCAGCCCGAAGGGACATCCTGGGGAGAAG TGCCCGCCCTGCTCGCCGCAGACCTCCTCGGCAAAC GTGACACTCGGTCCCCCGGGTCCAAAG ggtgggaagggagagcGCGGCCCCCCCGGCATCGCTGGCAGCAAGGGGGAGAAAGGCGACCGT GGCGCTGACTGTGTGCGCACCCACCCCGATGGCCCCGTGCAG tgTGCCGAGGGGCCACAGGGCGAGAAAGGGCAGCGTGGCGAGGCG GGGCTCCCTGGGGCGGCTGGTGCTGATGGGCAGAAG GGCCAGAAAGGTGACAAGGGTGACGGAGGACTGCAGGGCAAGCCGGGGCGCCCGGGGCGAGAT GGCCGGCCCGGAGAGATCTGCGTGGTGGGACCCAAGGGACAGAAG GGTGACCCTGGCCTCGTGGGACCCGAGGGGCTGGCCGGTGAGCCAGGGCCCCCGGGGAAGCCGGGCTCTCCAGGGATCGGCTTTCCCGGGAAGCCG GGTGACCCTGGTGGCCCCCCGGGTCCAAAGGGAGAAAAG GGCAGCTCCGGAGTTCCTGGACCCGGCGGATCGCCTGGGACACCC GGACCTCCCGGCGACCTGGGGCCAAAAGGAGACAAG GGTGAGCCGTGTGAGGTGTGTCCCACCATTGCCGAGGGGACGCTCGGTGCCACCGGGCTGCCCGGCAAACCGGGACCCAGGGGAGCGCCCGGAGCACCCGGCAAGGACGGGGTCTCG GACAGACCTGGCCCCGCAGGACCCAAAGGGGACAGG ggagatgctgGCATCCAAGGGATGAAAGGGGAGAAG GGTGACTCCTGCCTGTCATGCGATGCCCGTGTCCTCGCCGCGCTGCTGCGGGGTCCCACCGAGGGGCTCCAGGGTGAACCGGCACCAGGGCTACCA GGCGAAGCGGGGTTCCTCGGGCTGCCTGGCATCAAGGGCCAGAAG GGGGATGGCGGCCAGGAGGGACCCATGGGCAGACCG GGGCTCCCGGGAGACAAGGGCGATCCAGGCGTGCGGGGGCTCAAGGGGGAGAAG GGCGATTCGTGTGGGCTGTGTCCTCCCGTGCCGCAGGCTCTCGAAGGGGCAGCGACGGTGCTGGCGGTGCCTGGAGCGCCAGGGGAGCGGGGCCAGAGCGGCGCCCCCGGCAGAGCG GGCAGACCCGGTGACACTGGCCAGAAGGGACAGAAG GGGGACGCTGGCAGCCCCGGGGACCCGGGCACCCCGGGTATGGCTGGTGTCCCAGGGCTGGCGGGTGAGCCTGGCATCAGGGGTCCGGCTGGCCCCAAGGGCGAGAAG GGAGACGCCTGCGAGCCCGGTCCGTCTCCGCATGGGGACTTGTCAGATGTCATCAGCATCCCAGGAAAACCGGGGGCCAAAGGGGACCAGGGCCCCCCAGGCATCGGCCAGCCAGGCAGACCT GGGaagccggggctgccgggggtaCCGGGCCCTGCTGGACCCAAGGGGCTGCAG ggtgagCCGGGACCGCGGGGGATCGGCCAGCCGGGACCACAG GGAGAACCCGGGAGCACGGGACCCCCTGGAACACCT GGCCCCCCTGGACCCCAGGGACCCCCGGGGATGGCGACAGAGAAAGGTGCCAAG GGGTCTCCAGGACCCAAAGGTGCCGTGGGACCCCCTGGGCCACCAGGGACCAGTGTCATGGGGCCACCG GGTCCCGAAGGGCagcgggggctccccggggtgCCCGGGTCCAGCGGGCAGCCG GGGGAGAAGGGCGCCCGGGGCGAGAAG GGAGACCCTGGGGAGTGCgtctgctcccccagcccccgccAGGACCCTGGCTATGCCGGGATGCCG GGAGCCCCAGGACTGTGGAGCGGGATGTCCTGGCACCCGCAGCCGGGTCCGCAG GGTCCCCCTGGAGACCCCGGCCCCCCTGGGCCCCCAGGAGCCCCCGGCCGCCAG GGGATGCCAGGACACAATGGTTTGCCGGGACTGCCCGGACCGGTGGGAGACCTG GGGCCACTGGCCGTCATGGCTGAGCGGAACATCGAGGTGCTGAAG ACCCTCTGCggggactgtccccagctgcaggcagccttCACGGCACCCAGTGGCGTCAAGGGAGAGGACGACGACGGGGCCATGCCGGGTGTCCCCGGCAGCGAGAGCTGTGCCCGC GGTGACAGCCCTGACCCGGACTGCGTGGGTGACCCTGGGCTGCCAGGCACCCCGGGCATCCCCGGCGAGAGAGGCGAGCAG GGCCCACCGGGACTGCGGGGACCCCCGGGGCCACCCGGGCCCATC GGCCCCCCAGGCTTTCCTGGAACGCCTGGCGCACCCGGATTGCCC GGTCTCCAGGGGGATCGTGGCCCTGCCGGGCTTGCTGGAGCCAAGGGGGAGCCG GGACCTCCAGGGCAGCCCGGCTACCCCGGCGCGACGGGTCCCCCCGGCCTTCCC gGCATCAAGGGCGAGCGAGGCTACGTGGGCCCCcctggggagaagggggaacTG GGACCCCCCGGCTTGGACGGTCCCCCCGGTCCTGCGGGGCCAGCG GGACCGAGGGGTGAGCGTGGGCTCCCGGGCAGCGCCGGCGAGAAGGGGGACCAG GGTTTCCAGGGCCAGCCTGGCTTCCCAGGGCCACCG GGGCCCCCTGGCTTCCCAGGGAAGGTTGGTCCGGCCGGGCCACCGGGACCCATGGCCGAGAAG GGCAGCGAGGGCATGCGCGGGCCCACGGGGATGCCAGGGCCCCCTGGACCCCCTGGACCCCCTGGCATCCAA GGCCCCGCTGGCTTGGAAGGACTGGATGGCAAGGATGGCAAGCCAGGGCTGCGG GGTGACCCTGGCCCCCCCGGGCCACCAGGGATGATGGGTCCTCCG gGCTTCAAGGGGAAGACAGGGCACCCGGGTCTCCCGGGTCCAAAG gGTGACTGCGGCAAACCTGGCCCCCCAGGGATTACAGGCCGGCCGGGAGCGGAG GGTGACCCTGGACCCATGGGACCGCAAGGCCGGCAGGGACCTCCGGGGCTCATC GGCCCACCCGGTAGCCCGGGGCAGCCGGGACCTGCTGGCCTCGCTGGAGTG GGGCTGAAGGGCGAGCGGGGCTCAGCGGGGGAGCGAGGGCTGCCGGGGATGCCAGGACAGCCGGGACCCCCAGGCCACCCGGGACCACCG GGGGAGCAGGGACAAGATGGACCCGTTGGTAAAGAG GGTCCCCCAGGAAAACCCGGTACTGCAGGACCCGCTGGCCAAAAG GGTGAAGCTGGATCGCCCGGAGAGAGGGGCTACCCcggggagaagggcagagccGGCATGCCAGGGGGGCCGGGGAAAAGCGGCTCTATGGGCCTCGTGGGGCCGCGGGGGCCCGCGGGAGAGAGGGGCCCCCCTGGCTCACCGGGACCTGCGGGCAGCCCCGGGATGCCAGGACCCCCGGGGATGATG ggaGACGTGGTGAATTACGATGAGATCAAGAGGTTCATCCGGCAGGAGCTGAGCAAGATGTTTGATG agcgGATGGCGTATTACACCTCCCGAATGCACTTCCCGGTGGAGATGGTGGCATCCCCGGGCAGACCCGGTCCCCCGGGGAAGGACGGGCTGCCTGGCCGGCCGGGACCCCCTGGCTCCCCGGGGATGCCAGGACAGATTGGCAGAGAGGGGCGGCAGGGAGTGCCGGGCATGCGGG gtGAGCCAGGTGccaaaggagagaaaggagagaaaggcgTGGGGATGATGGGGGACAGCGgccccccagggcccccag GTCCCCAAGGACCACCAGGCTATGGCAAGATGGGCCCCCCAGGCCCTGTGGGACAACAAGGCATCCCCGGTGTCCCTGGCCCCCCTGGTGCCACAGGGCAGCCGGGCAAGACGGGGCACTGCAGCCCGGCGGAGTGCCTGAGCGCCGTGCCCCTGGAGCAGCCCCTCTTCCAGCCCAAAAACGTCAAGGGCCCCTTCGGCTGA